TATTTTATGCTATATACCACGGTGTATATCTCAAATATTCTGCTCTGGCATAGACGCCTGCGATCTAATAGCCCTACCCAACTGggagggacacggatgcagtctgctgtgcccagcatttgagacccctttatattggagatatatatttggtatatatatttttatgttttatatgttttttatgtcatttttatgaatttttactcTGATGTACACAGAATATAGCATAACTAAATGCttaatgtttaataaataattttaatttacttccacgcttattccaattgttttgagtgccggttctatccaaATCTATATCTATCTACCAGAACTAAGGGGTGTTTTTTGAACCTGTGCACCTGTCGTGACAAATCAGAGTGAGCCACCTGCTTAGCATtttcggaaagaaaatacgtttgtgtgcatgagcccttaggctgtatTCACATGCTGCAGCGGAAGTGCACCTGCGATGTGACTGAAAGCCACCCCggcatggaattccacacagtttTAAATACCTCAGATAAAAGCTTGGTTTTGCAGCTAAATGTCAGTTAAGTGCCGATCCATTAAAATGAAATTGCTTTTGACTGCAGGAATTTAAAACTGTGCCCGATATACAGCTGCagcgtgtgaacacagccttaggatttttatattgatggcatgTCCTccagataagccatcaatatttaatcagcgggggtctgacataCTGCACCCCTGACAATCAGCTCTTCTCAAGTAGCTCTTCCACTGGACGTAACCAGTTCCCTCCACTGgggaggagcagccaatggcagacgggggcgagcctccctagcgtcacccgctatGCTAGGGATTCTCCAGTCCCCcccatcaccgcctgccattggctgcttttccccccgacactggatgttttcatctgcgcacgagaagaacaagcagcagcagcggtgtggggaccagaagcggagcggggagccaggtaagtatattcaatgtgtGGGGTTTGGCCTGTGGGGTTGCTTTttatactcttggataacccctttaagcaacaatGGTATGAGGCCTGTATGTAGCCGCTACTGAGCTCAATATCGAAAAGCACCCCCTTCCTTCTGTAAGCTTCAGCCTTGGAtatactttattactatggagttgCATCGCCAATACTTACCCAACCTGATCGCTTTTACAAATGAGAGCAATTTTAGTACAAATTGATCCCAAGCTTTTCATCTCCCTTCTGCAATCTGTTTTGTCCTATATTTCTTTCACAGACCATTCACTACTTATGTGAAAATCCTCATCATTGTGAAATAATGAGAAGTGAGCTTGGTATGATGGTGAGTCTGGAGAACATAAGGAACAGGTAACTCTTCCTGCAAAGGCTCAATGTATGCAGCATCTGTTTTCCCTTCATGGTGAGGTCAATCCTTCAGATgttcgtagtgcattgcggatccgtagTGCATTACagctggcacccccatagaaatgcctatgcttgtctgcaattgcggacaaaaataggacatgctctattttcttgcggtgctgtggaccggaagatcggggccacgctccggaaatgcaatgcggagagcacatagtgtgctctccgcatctcttctggccacttagagaatgaatgggtccgcactcgttccggataattgcggaatgaatgcagacccattctacagacgtctgaatggagcctaaagctggccatacacattcaatggcCATGAGCCAATCCTTTGGCTAACAGCTGTCTATCCTGACTTCCCCATGCACATGTGCAAtagccaagtgtgcatgtgtattcATTGGGGAGAATGGAGAAAGACTTCTGGCAGTGGCTGGAAGAGGAAAAGGAGCGGGCAAAAATATTCAGTTCGCCTGATCCTTCTCTCAGGGGAAAGTTAGGAGCTCTCCATGGCCATTAGACCATTGGCCGAACCCACCATTCTTGTCAGGTTCAGACGACTACACTAATGTAAGATAATGCATTGAATTGTATTGTAATTAAATAACCGATAGGACGTGCCACTGCCTATGTCATTAGCCTTTTGCAgttttaggctctgttcacacctgcATGAATAATCCATTAGGAGCCTACATCACAGATTATGTAGTTTTTGCATGGAAAGCTATTTTTttactttggaaaataaaaacagacctCATTTATTATAagcccaaaattatttttttttatcagattgtCGAGgtgcccctgccaatcagctgtttgacgtTGTAGCGGCACTGGTGCTGCTGCTTCAAAATTACATGTGCGCCATCTCATTTGCAGCAGCAGTGCAATGTAATTACAGCTgattgtcccattcacttcacagCAAGAAAACTCGCTAGAAATTTGGAAGTGAAAGCAGCGCTCGCACAATAACCACAACTGATCTGCGGGGATGTCGAGAGTCagactcgggataggtcatcaatatctttgcactgcacaacccctttaaagtgagtgTGGTTGGAACtcatgttcctcaaaccattccAGAACAATTTTTGCAGTGTGGCAAGGGGCATTATCCCGCAGAAAGAGGCCGCTGCCATTAAGGAATACCACTGATGGGAAGGGGTGTACTTGGTCTGAAATAGTATTTTAGGTAGGTGGTATGTGCCAAAGTGACATCCACATGAATGGCAGGACCCAAGGTTTCCCAGCAGTCTCTTCCAGCTAGTCTTCTTCCCACAGTGCATCCTGCTCTCTTCCACAGGTAAGCAGTGCACCCACACCTGGCTGTCCACATAGCGAAAAACAGAATGTGCAGCCACTGAGCAGTCAAAcctttctgcagctatatgtgtgaTCAGACCAGATCTGCTGTCCTTCTCTTCCTACACACATCACTAAGCCTTGGGGACCTATGACCTGTTGTCAGATcgctgcttgtccttttgtttggCCACTTTCCCTGCATACTAGGAAGATCTGTTGTGATCACTATAGATGAATGGCTCTtgctaaggcctcgttcacatttccgtttttcactgacgtgtatTGTCCACGTTTTCTGTGGACACTACATGTgctcattgatttaaatgtgtctgttcacatttcagtatttgtTTTAATGACCGtgggtaagtaaaaaaaaaaatcatggggaCATGCaatactttgatccgtgatgcggaccaagcgcacccattgaagtctatgggtccgtgaaaatcactgacacaacacggatgttgcgtccgtttttcactgaagactaataaGAGATTCTTTAGAAataaaattttcagctgagcaacttcCGTGAATTACGGATGCCACACGGATGGTAAACGCGAACcaccacggatccttcacagatacACACGTACGCTTTTTTTCACAGACGTGACACTGACAGAAAAATGAATGAGGCCTGAAGcaatttttcctgcttccaacacaTCACCTTCACAAATTTTGTCATGAGATAATCGATGTAACTCATTTTGCACGGTATTAATGTTCTGGCTGATCAGTGCATAGAACAAGCTTTCTAATATTGGTCAGTCTGCATTTTTCTATAATAATCTTTTACAATAAAGAACAAGGCCTTTCTATAACCTATTTATTACCTTTTCTTCAGTGACCTGAATAATCATATCAAACTACTGGCCCATCGGATTCATAAGTCACTAAGCGTGCCAAGTCACGTACATACACCAGAAACAAAGACCAAGCAGCACAACCTGCAGTTCTTCATTTCAAGTGCAAACAAAAGAGCAAAAACCATAACACTCCATATTCATGGACTGGATGATCTGGTAAGGAATATGAACAGAGTTTTATATGCCCTGTGGTCCACTGGCATCAGATGCGTCCCGATTATTAAAAGGCACACATCTCTTAATAACTGTGGCACATTTTGGGACCATCTGTGCACCAGAACTGAAATCTAAGGCAGCTAGCAGTTGGTGTAGATTTGGGGTATGATTTACGCCATAGTTTTGTGGCATGAACTAATACAAGTGCCAAGCCAAAGGCTGTGCAAAACccctaaaaagttgcaaatgtttGCACAAGTGGGGATTTGTGACTTTATGGTGCCAGAAAACTAGCATGCTGCGTTTAATAAATTCTCGTCACACAACTTATAGCTCGATTCCTATTGATGCATTTAAGGGGTATTCTCTACTCATACTTGTTATTATCCcgtagatatgccataaatgtgatTGGTCCAGGTCTTAACTTTGGGACCTGCACTTACCTGGCAAACGGGGCTCCCTTCTCCTGTCCTGGTACATCTGCCTCTGGTTGCTGCATTTAGGCGGtgaatgaatggagaggtgggcAGACCTGCTTCTCTGTCCATTCACTTCCAAGGGAGTTATAGAAAAACCATATGTCGCCTTTTATCAAATAGGTTCTGTGAATGTGTGAGTTGGAATACCTATTTAAAGGTATCCGCATCAATCCAGAAATAGCCTTACATTATTTTGAGATTCTATTTAACCCCCTCCTGACAGAGGAATTTTGTGGAgttttttaatttcctttttttcttctctgccttcacatttttaatttTCTGCTTAcaggagggcttgtttttttttgcaggacatgtactttctaatggcaccatttaaccacctccggaccgcctaacgcaggatcgcgttccggaggtggcagcgctgcgcacagtcacgcatatatgcgtcatctcgcgagacttcctgtgaacgtgcgcgcgctcacaggaacggaaggtaagagagttgatctccagcctgccagcggcgatcgttcgctggcaggctagagatgtggtttttttttttaacccctaacaggtatattagacgctgttttgataacagcgtctaatatacctgctacctgctcctctggtggtcccctttttcggatcgaccaccagaggacacaggcagctcagtaaagtagcactaagcaccactacactacaccccccccccccccctcccgtcacttattaaccccttattagcccctgatcaccccatatagactccctgattacccccctgtcatcgattacccccctgtcattgatcaaccccctgtaaagctccattcagacgtccgcatgatttttacggatccactgatagatggatcggatccgcaaaacgcatacggacgtctgaatgaagccttacaggggcgtgatcaatgactgtggttatcaccccatatagactccctgatcacccccctgtcattgattacacccctgtcattgatcaaccccctgtaaagctccattcagatgtccgcatgatttttacggatccactgatagatggatcggatccgcaaaacacatacaggcgtctccctggagccttccagtggggggtgatcaatgactgtggtgatcaccccatatagactccctgatcactccccctgtcattgatcaccctctgtaagtctccattcagacatttttttggcccaagttagcggaattatatatattttttttcttacaaagtctcatattccactaacttgtgtcaaaaaataaaatctcacatgaactccccatacccctcacggaatccaaatgcgtaaaattttttagacatttatattccagacttcttctcacgctttagggcccctagaatgccagggcagtataaataccccacatgtgaccccatttcggaaagaagacacccccaggtattccgtgaggggcatattgagtccatgaaagattgaaatttttgtcccaagttagcggaacgggagactttgtgagaaaaaaattaaaaaaatcaatttccgctaacttgtgccaaaaaaaaaaaaattctatgaactcgccatgcccctcattgaataccttggggtgtcttctttccaaaatggggtcacatgtggggtatttatactgccctggcattctaggggccccaaagcgtgagaagaagtctggtatccaaatgtctaaaaatgccctcctaaaaggaatttgggcacctttgcgcatctaggctgcaaaaaagtgtcacacatctggtatcgccgtactcaggagaagttggggaatgtgttttggggtgtcattttacatatacccatgccgggtgagagaaatatcttggtcaaatgccaactttgtataaaaaaatgggaaaagttgtcttttgccaagatatttctctcacccagcaagggtatatgtaaaatgacaccccaaaacacattccccaacttctcctgaatacggcgataccacatgtgtgacacttttttgcagcctaggtgggcaaaggggcccatattccaaagagcacctttaggatttcacaggtcatttacctacttaccacacattagggcccctggaaaatgccagggcagtataactaccccacaagtgaccccattttggaaagaagacaccccaaggtattccgtgaggggcatggcgagttcctagaattttttattttttgtcacaagttagtggaaaatgataatttttttattttttttttcatacaaagtctcatattccactaacttgtgacaaaaaataaaaacttccatgaactcactatgcccatcagcgaataccttggggtctcttctttccaaaatggggtcacttgtggggtagttatactgccctggcattctaggggcccaaatgtgtggtaaggagtttgaaatcaaattctgtaaaaaatgacctgtaaaatccgaaaggtgctctttggaatatgggcccctttgcccacctaggctgcaaaaaagtgtcacacatctggtatctccgtactcaggagaagttggggaatgtgttttggggtgtcattttacatatacccatgctgggtgagagaaatatcttggcaaaagacaacttttcccatttttttttttttatacaaagttggcatttgaccaagatatttatctcacccagcatgggtatatgtaaaatgacaccccaaaacacattcctcaacttctcctgaatacagagataccagatgtgtgacacttttttgcagcctaggtgggcaaaggggcccatattccaaagagcacctttcggatttcacaggtcattttttacagaatttgatttcaaactccttaccacacatttgggcccctagaatgccagggcagtataactaccccacaagtgaccccattttggaaagaagagaccccaaggtatttcgtgatgggcatagtgagttcatagaagtttttattttttgtcacaagttagtggaatatgagactttgtaaggaaaaaaaaaaacatcattttccgctaacttgtgacaaaaaataaaaagttctatgaactcactatgcccatcagcgaataccttagggtgtgtactttccgaaatggggtcatttgtggggtgtttgtactgtctggccattgtagaacctcaggaaacatgacaggtgctcagaaagtcagagctgcttcaaaaagcggaaattcacatttttgtaccatagtttgtaaacgctataacttttttttttttttttttttttttttttttttttttagtttcggGAAAGCTATGCGAGGCTTGCGTCCCCTCCAGATAAAAGCTCTGAATGCTGACTCCAAGTCCAATATATCCTTATGTTTGACCAGAATGGGAATCGTTTGCATCGGATATAATAGTTTTGGAGTGCACATCATTTTTATTAGTTGTACTCTTCCCCCAAGGGACAGTGGGAACTGCAtccaaacgctataacttttacccaaagcattttttttttttacccaaacatattttttttatcaaagacatgtagaacaataaatttagagcaaaatttatatatggatgtcgttttttttgcaaaattttacaactgaaaaatgtcattttttttgcaaaaaaatcgttaaatttcgattaataacaaaaaaagtaaaaatgtcagcagcaatgaaatgccaccaaatgaaagctctattagtgagaagaaaaggaggtaaaattcatttgggtggtaagttgcatgaccgagcaataaacggtgaaagtagtgtaggtcagaagtgtaaaaagtggcctggtctttcagggtgtttaagcactgggggctgaggtggttaaagtgggcCTGTCACTAAAAAACGCAGCGCATCTGACAGtagcatggtatagagcaggaggagctgagcagactgatatatagttttgtgagaaatgattcagtaaaacttgtaatttatacatttatatattagCTTTTTCTTCAGTACAGGAGCttatcctgctctataacatctgCAGGTTGCTTTGCATTTTtggtaacaggtcctctttaatattacATACAATCtcatgggaagctggaaaaaaatccaaattgggtggaactggaaaaaattattctgCCACACTTTTACAGGTTTTTATGACGTTTCCTACTGTATGTGGTAAAACTTATGTATGTGTTAACTTTATTTTCCAGGTATGAtcacagcaataccaaatttttatAGTATTTCTTGTGTATTTatacttaaagaggttctccaggcaTTTTGTCCAATGTATGGTGCTAACCTGTAgaaggactttgttttctgtacAGGGAATGGAGGGTTGAttttaaatttcttaatatttttaaaaactttttacacttcttcttttttttttttttttttttttttttttttttttagtacataCATTTTTATTCCCCCTAGGGGGCCTGAACGTTGCTCAtcctatagactgcaatgatttaactTTGCAGTCTATGCAAGATGGAGACCTCTCAGGTGCTGTGGTCACAGTTGGCCATGGTATCTAAGGAGTTAAGTCAATGGTTGGCATTATTGCTGATCACGGACTCTGCCTCCGGAtggctgctgtgtaaaacagcagataTCTGGCAGCTATGGTGCCCACTCAACTCCTGAGCAGGTGACATCTTTAAAAGACCCAACATCTGCCATGTATGGCggaggtcaggaaggggttaatgttttgaACTAAAGCAAGAAGCTGGTTGTGGAAGGGAATGAACAATGTAAAGCTATAACGTATACTTCTCCTATCTGCTGGATCCTGTGGAAGGAAGATAGTTTCACCACTACTTACCATTCTGTCTCGCTGCCGATTCAGCAGTCTGGGCTTTGCTCATGAGAACACCTGACTGGCTGCAAGCTCTTCTGGTGATTTCTCAACTGGATATCCcacgtcttctcaaacagctgcatAATGTACATCAGGGCtgaccaacctgtggctctccagctgttctaaaactacaattcccaccatgccctgctgtaggggcatgctgggagttgtagttttgcaacagctagagagccGCAGGCTGGCCATCCCTGATGTACATGTACATGTAACTGAACAGGAAAACATAGTAGCATATCCATTCGAAGCACCAGCAGGTGCCCGCATGCAGTCATGTGAGCACGGTCCAGAATGTGGAATTAGTGGCACGACAGAATGGTCAGTAGTGGTGAAACAATCTTACTACCCAGGTTGTATGAAAGCTAGAGAAACCCCTTTTTAAAGTTGTGACCTGTTATTACATATttggcattgaaggggttaatttgAATTTTGACAAAATATGCAGTCAATCTTATTGGAGCATCTTTAATTCCAGGAAAGGAAATCCCTATGTGAAGAAGCATTATTGAAGGTGAAAGGAGTCATCAGCTTTACATTTCAGATAGCAATCAGGAGGTGCACAGTGCGGGTAAAGCCAGACCTGGCAACAGAGGTACGAGCATATGAAATGGTGCTAATATCCACTACCAAATTACAGTTTTATAatgaacatatttttttaagAATAGTTTGGTGATTATttttaaaatcctgcagttttcatgcTGACCACTAAGCCTGATAATAGGATTTCACTAAATTCCTCTTCTGTCGAAattacttttcagcagtcatctcattatcacaagcaggattacaatgactggTAAAATCTCTGTAGCTAGATGACACAATCCAACATTCAGAATAGGTAATGGTCACAGGTTATCTACTCCCCCTTTCTCTACACACATGATGCATAGGCATCTCGTTTCCATTATGTCTGCGGCCCATAGGTGATAAAGATATGAACTTCTCTGGAGAGGAGCATACGAAAATGGTATTGAAGATGACCAGTCAAATATCTTGACTAATTCTTTTctccagtaaataactctgctattcctcctggaaatgcatgaatacatacaaataaattgATATGTTCGGTTCCACAAAGGTGCCCATTGTTTTGATGGGGAAAAAATGGTCGTAATCTGGAAGGCTTGTGACCATATCTGAAGCCATCCAATGGCAGCTTACTTTCGGTGTACTGTCCATTTGTATGTCCATGTTTAGTATATTGCTGCTGTCCTTAACAGTGTTTAACATCCGCCATCGCAGAAACAAAAGTCCTGAAGGCGCAGCAGGTGATAAAGAATGACTGGGGGAAAGAGGTACGCACTGTCCAGAACACAGTAGGATGTTTTGGCATCTGGGGCGTTCAGTCCTACATATGGTTTTAGTCTGAGTACGTGaaagtagaaaaaaaactaaatgactATGTGGAAACTGTCAACAAGCTGAATGGTAGTGCCTTGATGCAAGTGCTTATTGACATGTGATGCAGATCCATCACTTGCTCATTGGCGAGGACCATGCAGCCCTCAATGATACATCTCCACCCCATAGTATCTGTACGCTGCTGATTAGTACATCACATGCTAGACATTTTCTGATGGAAGTTGCTGCTCCACTTATTCTTAGAATCAGAGGTGAGTAC
The sequence above is a segment of the Bufo bufo chromosome 4, aBufBuf1.1, whole genome shotgun sequence genome. Coding sequences within it:
- the LOC120997113 gene encoding armadillo repeat-containing protein 1-like isoform X1; amino-acid sequence: MDAVSVVTHLRNLASEPQNRASIVRDRSCLAGLILFLSHQEARVVEAALQTIHYLCENPHHCEIMRSELGMMVSLENIRNSDLNNHIKLLAHRIHKSLSVPSHVHTPETKTKQHNLQFFISSANKRAKTITLHIHGLDDLERKSLCEEALLKVKGVISFTFQIAIRRCTVRVKPDLATECLTSAIAETKVLKAQQVIKNDWGKEVYVPLPVMNNPVEKIQCLPDYLPEEESPQKDLEKALTRPTSKDESRGSWLNAAAGFLSKTFYW
- the LOC120997113 gene encoding armadillo repeat-containing protein 1-like isoform X2 gives rise to the protein MDAVSVVTHLRNLASEPQNRASIVRDRSCLAGLILFLSHQEARVVEAALQTIHYLCENPHHCEIMRSELGMMVSLENIRNSDLNNHIKLLAHRIHKSLSVPSHVHTPETKTKQHNLQFFISSANKRAKTITLHIHGLDDLERKSLCEEALLKVKGVISFTFQIAIRRCTVRVKPDLATEVYVPLPVMNNPVEKIQCLPDYLPEEESPQKDLEKALTRPTSKDESRGSWLNAAAGFLSKTFYW